Proteins encoded within one genomic window of Siniperca chuatsi isolate FFG_IHB_CAS linkage group LG4, ASM2008510v1, whole genome shotgun sequence:
- the LOC122874573 gene encoding receptor-type tyrosine-protein phosphatase beta-like, with the protein MDALILVLLMLVRFSCVSSFLIMLTPKRLCLLTQSQVVILGRCDVTNSAQQWAWVGGARLMHTQSSRCLWADPSPHLPLHARLAKLKDCSRAPAWSCYNTNGAFGLAETHMYLKKQGSRVVIGGNLQTSAWRKYDVDSGGNQLMTSLCPETDTTPVPTIFYSSTHKPLGLSSTVYTIRSPAMTVISERLSNTVKTHRTTRQVTTLEVHSSIMNEASTYVNDITNPRTRRSVTTDFNPDVSTAVTELSAVNGSHIVSSSLAVFTTDRSTDVSESLPQLRTEAKTTAVHQDVSWSTSSSTGNEPVLTETAAVTLVSSTFSSEPNTSDTADLLVTSEVTSDATVGLSAVSDTESNQDTIYTTHSTTDKKITHNKTYLSTASTTTTPPPTTAHVPSTGDMTSTSIMETDPPSTPQTLPTISQSSPTVTSSLQTVFTVHPKTAASTTTEGAPPTSPTAGVMSTGRIATSTPTIPPTSLTNTSTTTNNPTTTPVTTTIITTNNPTTTPVTTTIITTNKPTTTPVTTSITTTNKPTTTPVTTTITTTNNPTTTPVTTTIITKNKPTTTPVTTTITTTNKPTTTPVTTTIITKNKPTTTPVTTTITTTNNPTTTPVTTSITTTTKPTTTPVTTTTGTPTTTESATMTTTAIITTPTPTTPMTTTIKPTSPTTPTTTTTSTTTPAATTTTRTTTDPLPPTTITLQTTITPVRSRCSANFTEIRSGPDSVVVKFTTAGLSCNFTLFTDEDSRADPTDCDPDGESGDTFICQVPGLEPGTLYRLTVISTKDGERTNASARTDPVGPAQLDVELDQVQSQSVDHRGSSGLRVFWSRSAGHVDWYDLTLEDTSSGSTRSTRIMGSAAPQSGFSSLVPGTLYTVSVAATAGNKSAQPVYSSAATAPSSVRGLQVASSSPDSLGVSWQAGPGRTERFRVLLTDQDRVLLKNITLQNTVTSAELDGLRPGTLYTVTVVTEAVGLQSSASKQAVTVPAAVSDLRLDNNGSSDSLQASWVSPEGGVDVYLVTLSALGWTPQERRLPPNITQVVFEGLTPGRSYQLCVRTTAGGQSSETRTSGRTVPQRVSALSMSPLGDGRTLSVSWSPPTGHWDHYSILLRNGSGVLVNQTIGKLSRQHTFSVLSLVPGRLYEAEVTVHSGALGNTARCHGRTGSVNTAPRPVQQLLVRHADETALSVLWTRPVGEWDDFTVVLRQADPAIVVAQRILSWEARECTFNILTSGRLYIVTVTTNSGNLTSSASVTARTAPAQVTRLQVSNGGSTDSLQAQWERASGDLDCYRVLLVHDSSVIKNQSVEADATSIGFHALRPGALYRVVLTTVSGGQTSRQTVAEGRTVPAAVGEVTVSNNGRTDFLSVSWRPAPGEVDSYLVTLSDREKTLHTVSVSTSSPECVFNSLVSGRLYNISITSRSGVHQNHTFVQERTQPSKVQNPTATHAARDDYLKVYWRPAAGDFDFYQVFIKHNNMFLQNKTVLKTQNECVFNGLVPGRLYTVLVSTWSGKYETSASTHGRTFPAAVQSLVLAGRGTEDLRVTWSAAPGDVDHYEVQLLFSDMKVFPPITLGSGVGECVLSSLTPGRLYKILVSTFSGPNQRAQFIEGRTVPSKVKNIHISNSEDSSSLKVSWTPGQGDVDRYSVFLYRQNRQLDARLVFKHQNEVTFGSLQPGQTYSVTVQSVSGELLNNNTATGRTVPSAVSGLQVEDLHSTCSLQVSWQEALGVSDGYVLQLLDERGSLVTNSSQPSGHTRYRFDGLTPGKKYRVLVQTTSGGVHSLGVSLEARTRPAAVTDLSIKANTTTSLSFHWSPPEGDFELYEIFLYKSDDSLQERRHGQSSSQQCSFQGLRPGAPYKMVVVTHSGEQSNQSSIWARTVPAAVASLKAHSGNQSDALWVNWDRGNGDLSGYLLTLYNLDGSQRAKQQLGSEVTEFVFSDLVPGRLYKAEVLSLSGELSNRASTLGRTAPRPPTSFLFGGVTNTSLEITWSGPVGSDYDDFDLQWTPLDQLSVINPYHSRTSGSRILRGMFPGRLYTFSLRSVSGATEPGATPTYSTPIHNSIRTKPERVHNLHCRPQSSTSISCSWGPPEADYDSYTIECLHQDSQILVYSRRTGRDSTAYLINQLEPHKRYTVSVKVISDQMTSEEAQDSVVTMIDRPPVPPLSTRVSDKSAVVTKSSIFFKFNCSWFSDVNGAIKFFAVVVTESEGSGDVPPEQQHPLPSYLDYRSNSSIKSYQTSYFPSHCTEGPDSSSHSFEMNVGTGMDSLGGSCDHRDSGRDPETSRDLNLFCDGPLKPKTAYRLSVRAFTQLFDDEKNDFTVRSPLFTDTYLSLPVVTEAEPLSGVIEGISAGMFLIVMMVGVTTLLVCRQKARKVVEERATVRMSVRRERLTSGAHLGVRGNRRISSPIKILNFECHYNKLQADSNYLLSEEYEDLKDVGRNQPLDSALLPENRGKNRYNNILPYDSTRVKLSYVDDDPCSDYINASYIPGNNFRREYVATQGPLPGTKDDFWKMVWEQNIHNIVMVTQCVEKGRVKCDHYWPFDQDPLYYGDLIVQMLSESVLPEWTIREFNICSEEQLSFTRLVRQFHYTVWPDHGVPETTQSLIQFVRTVRDYVNRSPGSGPTVVHCSAGVGRTGTFIVLDRVLQQLDTKDTLDIYGAVFDLRLHRSHMVQTECQYAYLHQCVRDVLRARKLHSEQENLLYPVYENVNYNSQREMLCTRR; encoded by the exons CAAGTTTCCTCATCATGTTGACCCCGAAGAGGTTGTGTCTGTTAACCCAAAGTCAGGTCGTCATCCTGGGACGCTGTGATGTCACTAACTCCGCCCAGCAGTGGGCATGGGTGGGCGGAGCCAGGCTGATGCACACTCAGTCCTCCAGGTGTCTCTGGGCCGATCCCAGCCCCCACCTGCCTCTCCACGCCCGCCTCGCCAAACTCAAAGACTGCAGCAGAGCACCGGCATGGAGCTGCTACAACACGAATGGAGCGTTTGGATTGGCTGAGACACACATGTACCTGAAGAAACAGGGATCACGGGTGGTGATCGGAGGAAACCTGCAGACTTCAGCGTGGAGGAAGTATGATGTCGACTCAGGAGGGAATCAGCTGATGACGTCTTTATGCCCCgaaacag ACACAACTCCTGTCCCCACCATCTTTTATTCTTCCACACATAAACCACTGGGACTCTCCAGCACCGTCTACACCATCAGAAGTCCTGCCATGACTGTCATCAGTGAACGATtatcaaatacagtaaaaacCCACAGAACCACCAGACAAGTCACCACCTTAGAAGTCCACAGCTCAATAATGAACGAAGCTTCAACGTATGTGAACGATATCACCAATCCTCGAACCAGGAGGTCAGTAACAACAGACTTCAATCCTGATGTTTCAACTGCAGTCACAGAGCTGTCAGCTGTAAATGGCAGCCATATTGTCTCCTCGAGTCTGGCTGTATTCACGACTGACCGATCCACAGACGTATCGGAGAGTCTCCCTCAGCTCAGGACTGAAGCCAAGACGACAGCAGTACACCAAGATGTTTCTTGGTCCACTTCCTCCTCAACTGGAAATGAACCTGTGTTGACTGAAACTGCAGCTGTGACTCTGGTTTCCTCAACATTTTCCTCAGAGCCAAACACGAGTGACACTGCTGATCTTCTGGTCACCTCTGAGGTCACCTCTGATGCTACTGTTGGTTTATCTGCCGTTTCTGACACAGAGTCAAACCAAGATACAATTTATACAACACATTCAACTACTGACAAGAAGATAACACACAATAAGACCTACCTTTCAACTGCATCCACCACAACTACACCTCCTCCTACGACTGCTCATGTACCTTCAACAGGAGATATGACTTCTACATCAATCATGGAGACAGATCCACCATCGACCCCTCAAACCCTGCCGACGATTTCCCAATCTTCACCCACAGTTACGTCGTCCCTGCAGACAGTCTTTACAGTTCATCCAAAAACCGCAGCGAGCACCACGACTGAAGGTGCTCCACCAACGTCTCCAACAGCCGGGGTTATGTCTACAGGAAGGATTGCCACCTCAACTCCAACTATCCCACCTACGAGTCTGACAAACACATCTACAACCACAAACAACCCCACTACCACCCCTGTGACCACAACCATTATAACCACAAACAACCCCACTACCACCCCTGTAACCACAACCATTATAACCACAAACAAACCCACTACCACCCCTGTGACCACATCCATTACAACCACAAACAAACCCACTACCACCCCTGTAACCACAACCATTACAACCACAAACAACCCCACTACCACCCCTGTGACCACAACCATTATAACCAAAAACAAACCCACTACCACCCCTGTAACCACAACCATTACAACCACAAACAAACCCACTACCACCCCTGTGACCACAACCATTATAACCAAAAACAAACCCACTACCACCCCTGTAACCACAACCATTACAACCACAAACAACCCCACTACCACCCCTGTGACCACATCCATTACAACCACAACCAAACCCACTACCACCCCTGTGACCACAACCACTGGAACACCTACAACCACAGAAAGTGCAACCATGACGACCACAGCCATCATAACCACTCCCACGCCAACCACACCCATGACAACAACTATCAAACCCACATCACCCACCACTCCAACTACCACCACAACCagtacaacaacacctgcaGCTACAACAACAACCAGAACAACCACAGATCCTCTTCCTCCGACTACAATTACACTTCAAACCACCATTACACCT gtCCGGTCCCGCTGCTCCGCAAACTTCACAGAAATCAGATCCGGCCCAGATTCTGTTGTGGTGAAGTTCACCACCGCCGGTCTCTCCTGTAACTTCACCCTGTTTACTGACGAGGACTCCCGGGCTGATCCCACTGACTGTGACCCGGATGGAGAGTCCGGGGACACCTTCATCTGTCAGGTCCCGGGTCTGGAACCCGGGACTTTGTATCGGTTAACGGTGATTTCCACTAAGGATGGAGAGAGGACCAACGCGTCAGCGCGCACGG ACCCGGTCGGTCCGGCTCAGCTGGACGTTGAGCTGGACCAGGTTCAAAGCCAGTCTGTGGACCACAGGGGTTCTTCAGGTCTGCGGGTGTTCTGGTCTCGTTCTGCTGGTCATGTGGACTGGTATGATCTGACTCTGGAGGACACCAGCTCCGGATCCACCCGCAGTACCAGAATTATGGGTTCTGCAGCCCCCCAGTCTGGTTTCAGCTCCCTGGTCCCCGGCACTCTGTACACCGTCAGTGTGGCGGCTACAGCCGGGAACAAGAGCGCTCAGCCTGTCTACAGCTCAGCAGCTACAG CTCCGTCGTCTGTCCGCGGCCTCCAGGTGGCGTCCTCGTCCCCTGACAGCCTCGGTGTCTCCTGGCAGGCCGGTCCGGGCAGAACGGAGCGGTTCAGGGTTCTGCTGACGGATCAGGACAGGGTTCTGTTGAAGAACATCACTCTACAAAACACCGTGACCTCCGCCGAGCTGGACGGCCTGCGGCCTGGGACCCTATACACCGTCACCGTGGTAACAGAGGCTGTCGGCCTGCAAAGCTCCGCCTCCAAACAGGCTGTCACAG tcCCAGCAGCTGTGTCCGATCTGAGGCTGGACAACAACGGCAGCTCAGACAGTCTGCAGGCCTCCTGGGTCTCACCTGAAGGGGGTGTGGACGTCTACCTGGTGACCCTGTCGGCTCTGGGATGGACCCCCCAGGAGCGTCGCCTGCCTCCCAACATCACCCAGGTGGTCTTTGAGGGTCTGACCCCCGGTCGCAGCTACCAGCTGTGTGTCAGGACCACAGCTGGAGGCCAGAGCTCAGAGACCAGGACCAGCGGGAGGACAG TCCCTCAGCGGGTGTCGGCTCTCTCCATGTCGCCTCTCGGTGACGGCAGGACACTGAGCGTCAGCTGGTCGCCCCCCACAGGCCACTGGGATCACTACAGCATCCTGCTGAGGAACGGCTCGGGGGTTCTGGTGAACCAGACCATCGGTAAACTGAGCAGACAGCACACGTTCTCTGTCCTCAGTCTGGTGCCGGGACGGCTCTACGAGGCAGAGGTCACGGTTCACAGCGGCGCTCTGGGTAACACGGCGCGCTGCCACGGACGAACTGGGTCAGTTAACACTG CCCCTCGTCCCGTGCAGCAGCTGCTCGTCCGTCACGCCGATGAAACCGCTCTGAGCGTCCTGTGGACTCGACCGGTCGGCGAGTGGGACGACTTCACTGTGGTCCTCAGACAGGCGGACCCCGCCATCGTCGTGGCTCAGAGGATCCTGTCCTGGGAGGCCAGAGAGTGCACCTTCAACATCCTCACCTCAGGACGCCTGTACATCGTCACCGTGACGACCAACAGCGGCAACCtgaccagctctgcctctgtgacTGCACGGACCG CTCCGGCTCAGGTCACCAGGCTGCAGGTTTCTAACGGCGGCAGCACCGACAGCCTGCAGGCGCAGTGGGAACGAGCCTCTGGAGATCTGGACTGTTACCGCGTCCTGCTGGTCCACGACAGCAGCGTCATCAAGAACCAGAGCGTGGAGGCCGACGCCACCAGCATCGGCTTCCACGCTCTGAGACCCGGAGCTCTCTACAGGGTGGTGTTAACCACCGTCAGCGGCGGACAGACCTCCAGACAAACTGTAGCAGAGGGACGCACCG TCCCGGCTGCAGTCGGCGAGGTAACGGTCAGTAACAACGGTCGTACGGACTTCCTCAGCGTGTCGTGGCGCCCGGCTCCAGGTGAGGTGGACAGTTACCTGGTGACGCTGAGCGACCGCGAGAAGACGCTTCACACTGTCTCTGTTTCTACATCCAGTCCAGAGTGTGTGTTTAACTCTCTGGTGTCCGGACGTCTCTACAACATCTCCATCACCTCCCGCAGCGGCGTCCACCAGAACCACACCTTCGTCCAGGAGAGAACAC AGCCGTCAAAGGTCCAGAACCCGACAGCGACCCACGCCGCTCGGGACGACTACCTGAAGGTGTACTGGCGTCCCGCCGCTGGAGACTTTGACTTCTACCAGGTGTTcatcaaacacaacaacatgttCCTGCAGAACAAGACGGTTCTGAAGACGCAGAACGAATGTGTGTTTAACGGCCTGGTGCCCGGCAGACTCTACACCGTGCTGGTGAGCACCTGGAGCGGGAAATACGAAACCAGCGCCTCCACCCACGGCAGGACCT TCCCGGCGGCGGTCCAGTCTCTGGTTCTGGCCGGTCGGGGTACTGAGGACCTGCGGGTGACGTGGTCGGCCGCTCCGGGTGACGTGGATCACTACGAGGTGCAGCTGCTGTTCAGCGACATGAAGGTGTTTCCTCCGATCACTCTGGGCAGCGGTGTGGGAGAGTGTGTCCTGTCATCGCTCACACCCGGACGGCTCTATAAGATCCTGGTCTCCACCTTCAGTGGCCCCAACCAGAGGGCCCAGTTCATAGAGGGCCGCACAG TTCCCAGCAAAGTGAAGAACATCCACATCAGTAACAGTGAAGACAGCAGCAGTCTGAAGGTGAGCTGGACTCCCGGTCAGGGCGATGTGGACAGATactctgtgtttctgtacagACAGAACAGACAGCTGGACGCCCGGCTCGTCTTCAAACACCAGAACGAGGTGACGTTCGGTTCCCTGCAGCCCGGACAGACGTACAGCGTGACCGTTCAGTCTGTCAGTGGAGAGCTgctgaacaacaacacagccaCCGGACGCACAG tgccCTCAGCAGTGTCTGGTCTCCAGGTGGAGGACCTCCACTCCACCTGCAGCCTGCAGGTGAGCTGGCAGGAGGCTCTGGGTGTGTCTGATGGATACGTCCTTCAGCTTCTGGATGAAAGAGGCAGCCTGGTGACAAACTCCTCTCAGCCCTCCGGACACACCAGGTACAGGTTTGACGGCCTCACCCCGGGAAAGAAGTACCGAGTCCTGGTCCAGACCACCAGTGGGGGGGTCCACAGCCTGGGAGTCAGCTTAGAAGCTCGGACAC GTCCTGCAGCCGTCACTGATCTGTCCATTAAagccaacaccaccaccagtcTGTCCTTCCACTGGTCTCCACCAGAGGGAGACTTTGAGCTTTATGAGATCTTCTTGTATAAAAGCGACGACTCGCTGCAGGAGAGACGACACGGCCAGTCCAGCAGTCAGCAGTGCTCCTTTCAGGGTCTCAGACCTGGAGCTCCGTACAAGATGGTGGTGGTGACCCACAGCGGGGAGCAGAGCAACCAATCATCCATTTGGGCCAGGACAG TCCCAGCAGCCGTGGCGTCTCTGAAGGCTCACAGTGGAAACCAGTCTGATGCTCTGTGGGTGAACTGGGATCGGGGCAATGGTGATCTGAGCGGGTACCTGCTGACTCTCTACAACCTCGACGGCTCTCAGCGGGCCAAGCAGCAgctggggtcagaggtcaccgaGTTCGTCTTCTCAGACCTGGTACCTGGTCGACTGTACAAAGCCGAAGTGCTGAGCCTCAGCGGAGAGCTGAGCAACAGAGCCAGCACACTGGGCAGGACTG CTCCCAGACCTCCCACCTCCTTCCTGTTCGGGGGGGTCACCAACACCTCCCTGGAGATCACCTGGAGCGGCCCCGTCGGCTCCGACTACGACGACTTCGACCTGCAGTGGACTCCTCTGGACCAGCTGTCCGTCATCAACCCGTACCACAGCCGCACCTCTGGTAGCCGCATCCTGAGAGGGATGTTCCCCGGACGACTCTACACCTTCAGCCTCCGCAGTGTCAGCGGGGCCACGGAGCCCGGGGCCACACCCACCTACAGCACACCCATCCACAACAGCATCCGAACCA AGCCGGAGCGAGTCCACAACCTCCACTGTCGCCCTCAGAGCTCCACCTCCATCTCCTGCTCCTGGGGGCCCCCGGAGGCTGACTACGACTCCTACACCATCGAGTGTCTCCACCAGGACTCCCAGATCCTGGTCTATTCCCGACGCACCGGCCGAGACTCCACCGCCTACCTCATCAACCAGCTGGAGCCCCACAAACGCTACACCGTCTCAGTGAAGGTGATCTCGGACCAGATGACCAGCGAGGAGGCTCAGGACAGCGTGGTCACCATGATCGACC GTCCTCCGGTCCCCCCCCTCAGTACCCGGGTCAGTGACAAGTCCGCTGTGGTCACCAAGTCCTCCATCTTCTTCAAGTTTAACTGCAGCTGGTTCAGTGACGTCAACGGAGCCATTAAGTTCTTTGCTGTGGTGGTGACGGAGTCTGAAG GATCTGGTGACGTGCCGCCGGAGCAGCAGCACCCTCTGCCCTCCTACCTGGACTATCGATCCAACAGTTCCATTAAATCCTACCAGACCAGTTACTTCCCCAGTCACTGCACCGAGGGCCCCGACAGCAGCTCCCACAGCTTTGAGATGAATGTGGGGACGGGGATGGACTCACTGGGAGGCTCCTGTGACCACAGAGACTCAGGCCGAGATCCAGAGACCAGCAGAGACCTGAACTTGTTCTGTGACGGACCACTGAAACCCAAAACTGCCTACAG gctCAGTGTTCGAGCTTTCACTCAGCTGTTTGATGACGAGAAAAACGACTTCACCGTCAGGTCTCCTCTCTTCACTGATACCTACCTGTCGCTACCTGTGGTCACCGAGGCCG AGCCTCTGAGCGGTGTGATCGAAGGCATCAGTGCTGGCATGTTCCTCATCGTCATGATGGTGGGAGTCACCACTCTGCTCGTCTGCAGACAAAAGGCTCGCAAAGT agtTGAGGAGAGAGCGACAGTAAGGATGagtgtgaggagagagagactgacatCAGGAGCTCATCTGGGGGTCAGAGG CAACCGTCGAATCTCCAG TCCCATCAAGATCCTGAACTTTGAGTGTCACTACAACAAACTGCAGGCCGACTCCAACTACCTGCTGTCAGAGGAGTACGAG GACCTGAAGGACGTTGGTCGTAATCAGCCGCTGGACTCGGCTCTGCTGCCGGAGAACCGCGGCAAGAACCGATACAACAACATCCTGCCCT ATGACTCAACAAGGGTGAAGCTGTCCTACGTGGATGATGATCCGTGTTCCGACTACATCAACGCCAGCTACATCCCT gggaATAACTTCCGTCGGGAGTATGTCGCCACACAGGGTCCTCTGCCGGGAACTAAAGATGACTTCTGGAAGATGGTTTGGGAGCAGAACATCCACAACATCGTGATGGTGACTCAGTGTGTGGAGAAAGGCAGG